In Staphylococcus lloydii, the following proteins share a genomic window:
- a CDS encoding CHAP domain-containing protein codes for MKKLVTATTLTAGIGAAIVGLDHGHEAHAAETANTQQSTQSSNTQNASGNLYTAGQCTWYVYDKVGGNIGSTWGNANNWASAASAAGYTVNNSPSAGSILQSSAGAYGHVAYVEDVNSDGSVEVSEMNYSGGPYSVSNRTISASEAGSYNYIHVK; via the coding sequence ATGAAAAAATTAGTAACAGCTACAACATTAACAGCAGGTATCGGAGCAGCAATCGTAGGATTAGATCATGGACATGAAGCTCATGCAGCAGAAACTGCTAACACTCAACAATCAACACAATCAAGCAATACACAAAACGCTAGTGGTAATTTATACACTGCAGGTCAATGTACTTGGTATGTTTACGATAAAGTTGGTGGAAACATCGGTTCTACTTGGGGAAATGCAAATAACTGGGCTTCTGCAGCTTCTGCAGCAGGATACACAGTAAACAATTCACCTTCAGCTGGTTCAATCTTACAATCATCTGCTGGTGCTTATGGACACGTTGCTTATGTTGAAGATGTAAATAGTGACGGTTCTGTTGAAGTATCAGAAATGAACTACAGTGGCGGACCATACTCTGTAAGTAACCGTACTATCTCAGCAAGTGAAGCTGGTTCTTATAATTACATTCACGTAAAATAA
- a CDS encoding DMT family transporter: MQWLKVFLAGLVEVIWVTGLNKADSLFAWLVVAIFIILSFYLVIAACKTLPVGTVYAVFVGMGTIGTVLVDILFFHEPFSLIKIILIALLIIGIIGLKLTTNEGEA, translated from the coding sequence ATGCAATGGCTTAAAGTATTTTTAGCTGGTTTGGTAGAAGTTATTTGGGTTACGGGCTTGAATAAAGCCGACTCGTTGTTTGCGTGGCTTGTCGTCGCCATTTTTATTATTTTAAGTTTTTATTTAGTTATAGCCGCTTGTAAAACATTACCGGTAGGTACTGTTTACGCCGTTTTCGTCGGCATGGGGACCATTGGTACAGTGTTAGTCGATATATTATTTTTCCATGAACCATTTAGTTTAATAAAAATTATTTTAATCGCTTTATTAATCATTGGAATAATCGGACTTAAATTAACTACGAATGAAGGTGAAGCATAA
- a CDS encoding 2-hydroxyacid dehydrogenase family protein, with amino-acid sequence MSKVFIAGAIPQVGLDLLEQHFEVSVYEGTGIIDQQTLKDGVKDADALVSLLSTNVDKEIIDAGKNLKIIANYGAGFNNVDIDYARQNNIDVTNTPKASTDATAELTIALVLSVARRIPEGDKLCRTTGFDGWAPLFFRGREVSKKTIGIIGLGEIGSAVARRAKAFDMDILYTGPHQKPEKEREIGAKYVDLETLLRNADFITINAAYNPSLHHQIDKEQFEMMKPTSYLINASRGPIVNEQALVDALKAQEIEGAALDVFEFEPEINDELKTLDNVVITPHIGNATFEARDMMSKIVANDTISKLSGDEPQFKVN; translated from the coding sequence ATGTCAAAAGTATTTATTGCTGGAGCAATCCCACAAGTAGGTTTAGATTTACTCGAACAACATTTTGAAGTTTCTGTTTATGAAGGTACTGGTATTATAGACCAACAAACATTAAAAGATGGCGTCAAAGATGCCGATGCTTTAGTTAGTTTACTTTCTACTAATGTTGATAAAGAAATTATCGATGCTGGTAAAAATTTAAAAATCATTGCAAACTATGGCGCTGGCTTTAATAATGTGGATATTGATTATGCACGACAAAACAATATTGATGTTACAAATACACCTAAAGCTTCAACAGACGCTACTGCTGAATTAACAATCGCATTAGTTTTATCAGTTGCTAGAAGAATTCCTGAAGGCGATAAACTATGTCGTACCACAGGTTTTGATGGCTGGGCACCTTTATTCTTTAGAGGTCGTGAAGTATCTAAAAAAACGATTGGTATTATCGGTTTAGGTGAAATTGGTAGTGCTGTTGCACGTCGTGCCAAAGCTTTTGATATGGATATTTTGTACACAGGGCCACATCAAAAACCGGAAAAAGAACGTGAAATTGGCGCTAAGTATGTAGACTTAGAAACTTTGCTTAGAAATGCTGATTTTATAACTATCAACGCTGCTTACAACCCTTCTTTACATCATCAAATTGATAAAGAGCAATTTGAGATGATGAAACCGACAAGCTATTTAATCAATGCATCTAGAGGACCCATCGTTAATGAACAAGCACTCGTCGATGCTTTAAAAGCACAAGAAATCGAAGGCGCAGCACTAGATGTATTTGAGTTTGAACCTGAAATAAATGATGAACTAAAAACATTAGACAATGTTGTTATAACGCCACATATAGGTAACGCTACTTTCGAAGCACGTGATATGATGTCTAAAATTGTAGCAAACGATACTATTAGTAAACTATCGGGGGACGAACCTCAATTTAAAGTAAACTAA
- a CDS encoding FAD-dependent monooxygenase → MKIAIIGAGIGGLTAAALLQEQGHEVEIYERNETVKEVGAGIGIGGNVLAKLAGHDLAKGIKNAGQLINAMEVLDDKGKTLSTASLKENTINLTLRRQTLLDVIKSYVEPSSIFTNHNVTHVENNSDKVEVHFEQQESKSYDLCIGADGLHSRVRASVEPESKPIYQGYTVFRGLVKDVHLKEPHVAKEYWTKKGRVGIVPLINNEAYWFISVNANEQDEKYKSYAKPHLQAKYNHLPNEVRTVLDKQEETGILLHDIYDLKPLKTFVYERTLLLGDAAHATTPNLGQGAGQAMEDAIVLANCIKTYDFEKALSRYDELRVGHTKKVIKKSRSIGKIAQSSNGLVIRLRNFMTKLIPNKLISNQTKFIYKTKDK, encoded by the coding sequence TTGAAAATAGCAATTATTGGTGCAGGTATTGGCGGATTAACTGCCGCAGCTTTATTACAAGAACAAGGCCATGAAGTAGAAATATATGAACGCAACGAGACGGTTAAAGAAGTAGGGGCAGGCATAGGTATTGGTGGCAATGTACTTGCTAAATTAGCAGGACATGACTTAGCAAAAGGTATTAAAAACGCCGGTCAATTGATCAATGCGATGGAAGTATTAGATGATAAAGGAAAGACACTTTCGACGGCTTCTTTAAAAGAAAATACCATCAATTTAACGTTACGTCGTCAAACGTTGCTAGACGTGATTAAATCATATGTTGAACCATCTTCAATTTTTACAAATCACAACGTCACACATGTTGAAAATAATAGCGATAAAGTAGAAGTGCACTTTGAGCAACAAGAAAGTAAATCGTATGATTTATGTATTGGCGCTGACGGTTTACACTCACGTGTTAGAGCAAGTGTTGAACCAGAAAGCAAGCCTATTTATCAAGGCTATACTGTCTTTCGAGGATTAGTAAAAGATGTTCATTTGAAAGAGCCTCATGTAGCTAAAGAGTATTGGACTAAAAAAGGGCGAGTAGGTATCGTACCGCTTATAAATAATGAAGCATATTGGTTTATTTCTGTTAATGCTAACGAACAGGATGAAAAATATAAATCTTATGCTAAACCGCATTTGCAAGCTAAGTACAATCATTTACCAAATGAAGTGAGAACGGTCTTAGATAAACAAGAAGAAACAGGTATCTTATTACATGACATTTATGATTTAAAACCTTTAAAAACTTTTGTTTATGAACGTACATTGTTATTAGGAGATGCTGCACATGCTACGACGCCTAATTTAGGCCAAGGCGCAGGACAAGCAATGGAAGACGCAATCGTCTTAGCAAACTGTATTAAAACTTATGACTTTGAAAAAGCATTATCACGTTATGATGAATTGCGTGTGGGACATACGAAAAAGGTCATTAAAAAATCAAGATCAATAGGTAAAATAGCGCAAAGTTCAAATGGTTTAGTTATTAGATTAAGAAATTTTATGACGAAATTGATACCCAACAAATTAATCTCTAATCAAACTAAGTTTATTTATAAAACTAAAGATAAGTAG
- a CDS encoding DMT family transporter, with product MAWLILVAAGCMEIVGVIILNELSKRHHKSLIVALAIAFICSFSTLKIAMLQIPMGTAYSVWSGIGTGGGTIVGMLFYKESKSVARIFFIGLIIVAVIGLKLIS from the coding sequence ATGGCATGGTTAATATTAGTAGCAGCAGGTTGTATGGAAATTGTCGGTGTTATTATTTTAAATGAACTTTCAAAGCGACATCATAAATCACTAATCGTCGCACTTGCCATAGCTTTTATTTGTAGTTTTAGCACATTAAAAATTGCTATGCTTCAAATTCCTATGGGGACTGCCTACTCTGTGTGGAGTGGAATAGGTACTGGTGGTGGCACGATTGTTGGGATGTTGTTTTACAAAGAATCTAAAAGCGTCGCGCGCATTTTCTTTATAGGGTTAATCATCGTAGCAGTCATAGGATTAAAATTAATAAGTTAA
- a CDS encoding DUF4870 domain-containing protein, translated as MTNNDAYQYDYDDTKQTLNTTSEERLMVMLIYILSFFTSFIGPLIIWLVKREDSPFVDRGGKDYFNFLISYFIWTIVATVLILILIGFVLLPIVAILNLIFTIIAIVKASNGEYYLPPLSIKFIK; from the coding sequence ATGACGAATAATGATGCATATCAATACGATTATGATGATACTAAACAAACTTTAAATACGACGAGTGAAGAACGTTTAATGGTCATGTTAATTTATATATTAAGTTTCTTCACTTCTTTTATAGGTCCATTAATTATATGGTTAGTTAAACGTGAAGACTCACCTTTCGTCGACCGTGGTGGAAAAGATTACTTTAACTTTTTAATTTCTTATTTTATTTGGACAATCGTTGCTACGGTACTGATATTAATTCTAATCGGATTTGTATTATTACCTATTGTAGCCATTTTAAATTTAATTTTCACAATTATTGCCATAGTCAAAGCTAGCAATGGTGAATATTATCTACCACCTTTATCCATAAAATTCATAAAATAA